In Primulina huaijiensis isolate GDHJ02 chromosome 4, ASM1229523v2, whole genome shotgun sequence, a genomic segment contains:
- the LOC140975594 gene encoding uncharacterized protein: MHSQEKFNSQVGQGTYVPPYAFQQHPGGAAAAPTPLPPLTFNQSPLGSQAQAIRQAHPTFPRAPGSLSFIRTPPGAPHQGPIAHVLSNTVNSGQSYLTHQPPPLLQGSTEASRSFPASELQRFPWSQSAQISPTVPIPAPRSYLLPSLQGCAGPPLQPPSHHASRPPLPSYLPTSSSSITVPLATSTHPLSQHSYLHSIGSLPPPPLRLPPPPPPPPLPPSPPPGVPPLPPSSPPSHSKNDGIHDLKEDSPYKNDSISKDHPSEAKTANDRNANNVNMIFHSTEIVPVPEATDATFAQSPANSDMDMEDDITQPDVEKSCLSRNLNEERISLPQDDVHKEHVQVSQHPGGRRLSDVALDGSLLYAGSSLLGPKIPSSGDQPVTGDAVSEFNDSAPTATGVNDLDVNAQLSSAQHTNFSQLNLPAVSADTICGKLSDQLMGSASPFKLLQGYITDDSSEDDVKSPSGDISRSKFDTEKRDDFVSELESNKHLLSKSTIVSFAPGKTEEFSDRNLRNQESIRVGNDLEDANIQKPNMRSNDAKSNIDEFGRLVREGVSDSDTSNSPRYTRRHGRRGRRQSRSQSRSRSPRDRRRSPFRRKERRRQSRSLSPKRRRNRSKSPVLRRGSEFDGDKLRRGKGQFPECFDFLRGKCHRGATCRYSHHESDKSERLRNSWGRQQYQDAPPTLGNYNLHAEKIPEKKSVLKNKVANDKELTLLEETHGVKEVKDKKELPVDSMAQFHVKLNYVQSSSPLVADVAARNLSSCSSPDMALGNEISLIQESHAKILHSNSQLFDQKSKQMAGSLTCESSPVQSSAALSIHLPSDKLDPAVDPVGNLWGGGSTKTKPYSIDEVPPLSRNLNDLSPSIATSSLQLPIRLPSVSLVASSHFGRGISQHHNLVSSMAPFLLKNDQNSPYQAPVPYQHSRIHEPPKSSASSIVSPPQPRHTRLTSNVTSGDRSILLDQRVQQSLLPPGNGFSSYGSTRTNPSELRTQSQIGQYQAYPLSQDPDQIPHKADHNRSSSSYASNLMSQQVERHMSAEDSSHSVPHMHFLHSVYESLPKSFPMHSPPRGTNTFLVGSLPSSSNPSGSLQYLQQNYYGVNSTSRIAPDSLERRISNNFNPYASTFDNPPSSQFTANALIQENGTPFNSKHDPPLGLSSDHVYGRKFGSFNLPNMVSSSTSTRLAEGFLSRPVGKQYDPLLDSIEPAPNSFGIADQQKNETTGDSYDIHRFKLEEGAVVSANYSPEIEEFGETADAEVGAVVNGSPGNPHVSAEMNVGEIEITQVKESGKHKKGKDSRSMKLFKVSIANFVKEFLKPSWRQGSMSKEAFKTIVKKTVDKVSSAMKSHKIPKSQAKINHYIDSSRGKLTKLIMGYVDKYVKT; this comes from the exons ATGCATAGTCAAGAGAAATTTAACAGTCAGGTTGGGCAGGGTACTTATGTGCCCCCTTATGCATTTCAGCAACACCCGGGTGGTGCGGCTGCTGCCCCTACTCCACTTCCGCCTCTGACTTTCAATCAGAGTCCACTTGGTTCACAAGCACAAGCTATTAGACAAGCACATCCGACTTTCCCTCGTGCACCAGGCAGCCTTTCATTCATACGTACTCCACCTGGTGCTCCTCATCAAGGTCCAATTGCACATGTTCTTTCTAATACAGTGAATTCTGGCCAATCTTATTTAACTCATCAACCGCCTCCACTATTGCAAGGAAGTACTGAAGCCTCTCGTTCCTTTCCAGCTTCTGAACTACAACGTTTCCCATGGAGTCAAAGTGCTCAAATTTCTCCAACGGTGCCCATTCCTGCACCTAGGTCTTACCTGCTGCCTTCCTTACAAGGGTGCGCTGGTCCACCCCTTCAACCGCCATCTCATCATGCTTCACGACCCCCTCTGCCGTCTTACTTGCCCACTTCTAGTTCCTCAATAACCGTTCCATTAGCGACTTCTACTCACCCATTGTCTCAACATTCCTATCTACACTCTATAGGTTCCCTGCCACCTCCGCCATTGCGTCTGCCCCCACCTCCACCCCCACCTCCATTGCCCCCTTCTCCTCCTCCTGGAGTTCCACCCCTTCCTCCATCTTCACCACCTAGTCATTCAAAGAATGATGGAATCCATGACTTGAAGGAGGACTCACCATACAAGAATGATTCAATATCAAAAGATCACCCTTCTGAAGCGAAGACTGCAAATGATAGAAATGCAAATAATGTCAATATGATTTTTCATTCAACTGAAATTGTCCCTGTTCCGGAAGCTACAGATGCCACTTTTGCACAATCTCCCGCTAATTCTGATATGGATATGGAAG ATGATATAACTCAGCCTGATGTGGAGAAGAGTTGCTTATCTAGAAATCTGAATGAGGAGCGCATTTCATTACCACAAGATGATGTCCACAAGGAGCATGTGCAAGTTTCACAGCATCCTGGAGGACGTAGACTGTCCGATGTAGCTCTTGACGGAAGTTTACTTTATGCTGGTTCCTCATTATTAG GCCCTAAAATCCCATCATCTGGTGATCAGCCTGTCACTGGGGATGCAGTTTCTGAATTTAATGATTCAGCCCCAACAGCAACTGGAGTAAATGATTTGGATGTCAATGCACAGTTATCGTCTGCCCAACATACAAATTTCAGCCAACTTAATCTTCCAGCAGTTTCTGCGGATACTATTTGTGGGAAACTCTCTGATCAGCTTATGGGAAGTGCAAGTCCTTTTAAACTGTTGCAGGGATACATTACCGATGATAGTTCTGAAGATGATGTAAAAAGTCCTAGTGGAGATATTAGCCGTTCAAAATTTGATACTGAAAAGAGGGATGATTTTGTGTCAGAGCTTGAGTCCAATAAACATTTGCTTTCAAAATCCACGATTGTATCTTTTGCACCTGGGAAAACCGAGGAATTTTCTGATAGAAATCTGAGAAATCAAGAATCTATCAGGGTTGGAAATGATCTTGAAGATGCCAATATTCAGAAGCCAAATATGAGAAGTAATGATGCTAAATCGAATATAGATGAGTTTGGAAGATTGGTTAGAGAAGGTGTTAGTGACAGCGACACCAGCAATTCACCACGATATACTCGGAGACATGGAAGGAGAGGCAGAAGACAGAGTAGAAGTCAAAGCAGAAGTCGCTCTCCACGTGATAGGAGGAGAAGTCCATTTAGGAGAAAAGAGAGGCGACGCCAATCTCGCAG TTTGTCTCCTAAGAGACGACGAAATAGGAGTAAATCGCCTGTTCTAAGGCGTGGCAGTGAGTTTGATGGAGATAAACTGAGACGTGGAAAGGGCCAATTTCCTGAATGCTTTGATTTTCTTCGCGGTAAATGCCATCGTGGAGCCACTTGTCGGTATTCACACCATGAGTCCGACAAGAGTGAGAGGTTGAGGAATAGTTGGGGCAGACAACAGTATCAGGATGCACCACCTACTTTAGGAAATTACAACTTGCATGCGGAGAAAATTCCTGAGAAAAAATCAGTCCTCAAGAACAAAGTAGCGAATGATAAAGAGTTGACACTTCTTGAAGAGACACATGGGGTGAAGGAagtaaaagataaaaaagaacTGCCAGTTGATTCTATGGCACAGTtccatgttaaattaaattatgtacaATCTTCATCCCCTTTAGTTGCTGATGTTGCGGCAAGAAATCTTTCAAGTTGTTCTTCTCCTGACATGGCCTTGGGTAACGAAATTTCTCTAATCCAAGAATCTCATGCAAAAATTTTGCACTCGAACTCTCAGCTTTTTGATCAGAAAAGTAAACAGATGGCTGGTTCTTTGACTTGTGAATCTTCTCCTGTTCAATCATCAGCAGCCTTGTCAATTCATCTTCCTTCTGATAAGCTTGATCCAGCAGTGGATCCTGTTGGGAATCTATGGGGTGGTGGAAGCACTAAAACAAAACCCTATTCAATTGATGAGGTCCCACCCCTGTCCAGGAATTTGAATGATTTATCTCCATCTATTGCTACAAGTTCGTTGCAGCTACCCATTCGATTGCCTTCAGTCTCCCTGGTTGCTAGTTCCCACTTTGGTCGTGGaatttcccaacatcataaCTTGGTGTCATCTATGGCACCGTTTCTCCTGAAAAATGATCAGAATTCTCCCTATCAAGCGCCAGTGCCTTACCAACACTCTCGTATTCATGAGCCACCCAAGTCTTCGGCAAGCTCGATTGTTTCACCACCTCAGCCACGACACACTCGCTTGACTTCAAATGTAACAAGTGGGGATCGGAGCATTCTACTGGACCAACGTGTACAACAGTCTTTACTGCCTCCAGGAAATGGTTTCTCTTCATATGGATCTACACGAACCAATCCTTCTGAATTACGTACTCAATCTCAAATTGGTCAGTATCAAGCATACCCTTTATCTCAAGATCCTGATCAAATACCCCATAAAGCAGATCATAACAGATCAAGCAGTTCGTATGCTAGCAATCTAATGAGTCAGCAGGTTGAACGTCATATGTCAGCAGAAGATTCCTCACATTCAGTACCGCACATGCATTTTTTACATTCTGTTTATGAGTCTCTACCAAAATCATTTCCAATGCATTCACCACCAAGGGGAACAAATACTTTTCTCGTGGGAAGTCTGCCTTCAAGCAGTAATCCTTCTGGTAGCCTACAATACCTACAACAAAATTACTATGGCGTGAATTCAACATCAAGGATTGCTCCAGATTCTCTTGAGAGgagaatttcaaataatttcaaTCCTTATGCATCCACTTTTGATAATCCACCAAGCTCCCAATTTACTGCAAATGCTTTGATCCAGGAAAACGGCACACCATTTAATAGTAAACATGATCCTCCGCTTGGTTTGAGCTCTGACCATGTCTATGGGCGCAAGTTCGGAAGTTTTAACTTGCCAAATATGGTTTCCTCATCAACTTCTACTCGGTTAGCTGAGGGGTTTTTGTCTAGGCCAGTCGGCAAGCAATATGATCCCCTATTAGACAGCATAGAGCCAGCTCCAAATTCGTTCGGAATAGCTGATCAGCAGAAAAATGAAACGACTGGTGATTCTTATGATATTCATAGATTCAAACTGGAAGAAGGTGCAGTTGTATCTGCCAATTATTCTCCTGAAATTGAAGAATTTGGAGAGACGGCAGATGCAGAGGTGGGTGCTGTTGTGAATGGAAGCCCAGGAAATCCACACGTTTCAGCTGAAATGAATGTAGGAGAAATTGAGATTACTCAAGTTAAGGAATCTGGAAAACATAAGAAGGGAAAGGATTCCAGATCAATGAAGCTTTTTAAGGTATCTATTGCTAATTTTGTGAAGGAGTTTCTAAAACCGTCATGGCGGCAAGGTAGCATGAGCAAGGAGGCATTTAAGACCATTGTCAAGAAAACAGTTGATAAGGTATCTAGTGCTATGAAGAGCCACAAAATACCAAAATCTCAGGCAAAAATTAACCACTACATAGATTCATCACGAGGAAAATTGACCAAGCTTATCATG GGGTATGTTGACAAGTATGTCAAGACATAA
- the LOC140975595 gene encoding transcription termination factor MTERF15, mitochondrial, whose protein sequence is MATRNIIIRPLLQYIKKSAISITAPPFLDTNVQSFSVCAASHHSNLASLFQRYGFSPSQMPDFLRKNEFLLDSSPSEVEKSFKILLSLKLSQDFLVSTVSSCPRVLELEFLKKWQMGFLQLQICNITSKAVKNVLEVAKKLGLSPDDVLRCILYLKDLGLTEGTIIRILEEEPMVMVSKRDEIMKKVEFLMGIGVRRKEINRIICLFPGILAYRVENRLKPLFDEFEDLGFSLSEVKREVLRDPVVLELENGELIRCMELLRSLKCRMAIKERIFRRGEFRAGYEVKLRISCLRKHGLIYRDAFAVLWKEPRVILYEIGEIEKKIEFLVQKMRFDLQCLVEVPEYLGLNLDKQIVPRFNVIDNLRSKGGVGDELRLRNLVKLTRLKFYNMYVKPYPELEKVYGRFSGEVQVRSRHPVGMWKLFRPQQYLKSMEDAKNVE, encoded by the coding sequence ATGGCGACACGGAATATTATCATCAGACCTTTGCTTCAATATATCAAGAAATCAGCAATTTCAATCACCGCCCCTCCGTTTCTAGACACAAATGTTCAATCTTTTTCCGTTTGCGCAGCTTCCCATCACTCGAATTTAGCATCCCTTTTCCAAAGGTATGGATTTTCACCTTCTCAGATGCCTGATTTCCTAAGAAAGAATGAATTTTTACTCGACTCAAGCCCCTCAGAAGtcgaaaaatcatttaaaatcctGTTGTCTTTGAAGCTTTCCCAAGATTTTCTTGTTTCAACTGTTAGTAGTTGTCCCAGAGTTCTAGAACTGGAATTCTTGAAAAAATGGCAGATGGGTTTTTTGCAATTGCAAATTTGTAACATCACATCCAAGGCAGTTAAGAATGTCCTTGAAGTTGCAAAGAAATTGGGGTTGAGCCCAGATGATGTTCTTAGGTGTATCCTATATTTAAAGGATTTGGGGCTCACTGAGGGCACTATTATTAGGATTTTAGAGGAAGAGCCTATGGTAATGGTGTCGAAAAGagatgaaattatgaaaaaagtTGAGTTCTTGATGGGGATTGGAGTCCGGAGGAAAGAAATCAACAGAATTATTTGTTTGTTTCCCGGGATTTTGGCGTATAGAGTGGAAAATAGGTTGAAACCATTATTTGATGAGTTTGAAGATTTAGGTTTTAGCTTAAGTGAGGTTAAGAGAGAGGTTCTTAGAGATCCTGTAGTTCTTGAGTTGGAAAATGGAGAGCTTATACGGTGTATGGAATTGCTGAGGAGTTTGAAGTGCCGGATGGCAATTAAAGAGCGTATTTTTCGGCGAGGAGAGTTTAGAGCTGGTTATGAAGTGAAGCTGAGGATAAGTTGCTTAAGGAAGCATGGTTTGATATATAGAGATGCATTTGCGGTACTGTGGAAGGAACCAAGGGTGATTTTGTATGAGATAGGGGAGATCGAGAAGAAAATTGAATTCTTGGTACAGAAAATGAGGTTTGACCTACAATGCCTGGTCGAGGTTCCTGAATATTTGGGGTTGAATTTGGATAAACAGATTGTTCCTAGATTCAATGTGATTGATAATTTAAGGTCAAAGGGTGGGGTCGGAGATGAGTTGCGTCTGAGAAATCTAGTCAAGCTCACTAGATTGAAATTCTATAATATGTATGTTAAGCCGTATCCAGAACTTGAAAAGGTATACGGTAGATTTTCTGGAGAAGTTCAAGTTAGAAGCCGTCATCCGGTTGGCATGTGGAAACTTTTCAGGCCACAACAGTATCTGAAGTCCATGGAAGATGCTAAAAATGTCGAGTGA
- the LOC140975596 gene encoding cytochrome P450 78A5: MSSDYGFLFIPSAGYSSTALNVEILFCFLLFCAIFAFWLTPGGLAWALLKTQTRLKTELPGPSGLPVLGFALVFTNSLAHRILCKVSQALKASYLMCFSVGFTRFIVSSSPESAKEILNSSAFADRPVKESAYELLFHKAMGFAPYGEYWRNLRRISGTHLFCPRRISCLGELREGIGLRMVEEMKLQMKRNGEIQLKNVLHSGSLNNVMISVFGKMYDFNGENGDGTELKGLVKEGYELLGMFNWSDHFPLLGRLDLQGVRRRSQELVCRVNIFVGNIIKEHRIKRVGKNGRISQLSEEKSHDFVDVLLDLEKENRLTDSEMVAVLWEMIFRGTDTVAILLEWILARMILHPEIQAKAQGEIDTVIGTNKAVTDSDLPNLPYTQAIVKETLRMHPPGPLLSWARLSIHDTYVGPHFIPAGTTAMVNMWAITHDGEIWPEPEKFRPERFLEEDVSIMGCDLRLAPFGAGRRVCPGKTLGLATVQLWLAQLLHQFRWMHSDKHGVDLSECLKLSMEMKTPLICKAFPRNIS, translated from the exons ATGTCTTCAGACTACGGTTTCCTCTTCATTCCATCCGCCGGATACTCTTCAACGGCGCTGAATGTCGAGATTTTATTCTGTTTCCTTCTGTTTTGCGCAATATTCGCCTTCTGGTTGACACCAGGCGGGCTTGCATGGGCTCTTTTGAAGACCCAAACGAGGCTGAAGACGGAACTTCCTGGCCCTTCTGGCCTCCCTGTTCTTGGTTTCGCTCTGGTCTTCACGAATTCCTTAGCGCACAGGATCCTGTGCAAGGTGTCTCAGGCCTTGAAAGCTTCGTATCTGATGTGTTTCTCTGTTGGGTTCACGCGTTTCATTGTTTCGAGCAGCCCTGAGTCTGCTAAAGAGATCTTGAACAGCTCGGCCTTCGCGGATCGGCCAGTCAAGGAATCCGCGTACGAGCTTCTGTTTCACAAGGCCATGGGGTTCGCCCCGTATGGAGAGTACTGGAGGAACTTGAGGAGAATCTCCGGAACCCATCTGTTCTGTCCGAGGAGGATATCGTGCTTGGGGGAGCTCCGGGAGGGAATCGGGCTTCGAATGGTGGAGGAAATGAAGCTGCAGATGAAGAGGAATGGAGAGATTCAATTGAAGAATGTGCTGCACTCTGGTTCATTAAACAATGTGATGATAAGTGTATTTGGTAAGATGTATGATTTCAATGGCGAAAACGGAGACGGGACGGAGCTAAAAGGATTGGTAAAAGAAGGGTATGAGCTGCTTGGTATGTTCAACTGGAGCGATCATTTTCCACTTCTTGGGCGGCTGGATTTGCAGGGAGTTAGGAGAAGGAGCCAAGAATTGGTTTGTAGGgtaaatatttttgttggaaATATCATAAAGGAGCACAGGATAAAAAGGGTTGGTAAAAATGGAAGAATATCACAGCTTTCTGAAGAAAAATCCCATGATTTTGTTGATGTTTTGCTTGATCTAGAGAAAGAGAACAGGCTCACTGATTCAGAAATGGTTGCTGTTCTTTGG GAAATGATCTTCAGAGGGACAGATACAGTTGCCATTCTTTTAGAATGGATTCTTGCAAGAATGATTCTTCATCCAGAGATCCAAGCCAAGGCTCAGGGCGAAATCGACACGGTGATCGGAACCAACAAGGCAGTGACTGATTCTGATCTCCCAAATCTCCCTTACACCCAAGCCATTGTTAAGGAGACACTACGGATGCATCCGCCAGGCCCGTTACTCTCCTGGGCCCGTCTCTCCATCCACGACACTTATGTAGGCCCTCACTTCATCCCTGCTGGCACGACCGCGATGGTGAACATGTGGGCCATAACGCACGACGGGGAGATATGGCCCGAGCCCGAGAAATTCCGGCCTGAGAGGTTTCTCGAAGAGGATGTCTCCATCATGGGATGTGACCTTAGGTTGGCGCCGTTTGGCGCCGGGAGAAGGGTGTGCCCCGGTAAAACGTTAGGACTCGCTACAGTTCAACTCTGGCTGGCTCAGTTGCTGCATCAGTTCCGCTGGATGCATTCGGATAAACATGGCGTCGACTTGTCGGAGTGCTTGAAATTGTCCATGGAAATGAAGACGCCATTGATTTGCAAAGCTTTTCCTAGGAatatttcttga